A region from the Malus domestica chromosome 07, GDT2T_hap1 genome encodes:
- the LOC108170489 gene encoding uncharacterized protein produces MRNIILNAFPRNMRLPDPSTPNLKIDLLAEISQSPFILSEVDAALKAKQMKADVDEYLKTRQQGSSFLTELKQKLLLLPIEAASAGTRYNVPLINSLVLYVGMQAIQQLQARTPHAQSTQTVPLIVYLVGAALDIFQTLIVDLDTEGRYPFLNAIANQLHYPNIHTHYFFFIVLYLFAESTRSKSQGYCWSV; encoded by the exons ATGCGAAATATCATCCTCAATGCATTTCCCCGTAATATGAGGCTACCAGATCCATCTACTCCCAACTTAAAG ATTGATTTGCTTGCTGAAATCAGCCAGTCTCCATTTATTCTTTCTGAGGTTGATGCAGCTCTAAAAGCAAAGCAGATGAAAGCTGATGTGGATGAGTATCTCA AGACAAGGCAACAGGGTTCTTCATTTCTGACTGAACTGAAGCAAAAGTTGCTCCTTTTACCAATCGAAGCTGCCTCGGCTGGTACTCGTTACAATGTACCCCTGATCAACTCCCTTGTGCTTTATGTTGGGATGCAG GCTATCCAGCAGCTTCAGGCTAGAACGCCTCATGCGCAATCTACCCAAACTGTTCCATTGATTGTCTATTTGGTGGGTGCTGCTTTGGATATTTTTCAGACTCTGATAGTGGACCTAGATACTGAAGGGCGCTACCCTTTCCTAAATGCGATCGCGAACCAACTGCATTATCCAAACATCCATACCCATTACTTTTTCTTCATTGTTTTGTACTTGTTTGCTGAATCAACCAG GAGCAAATCACAAGGGTATTGCTGGAGCGTCTGA